The following proteins come from a genomic window of Halictus rubicundus isolate RS-2024b chromosome 8, iyHalRubi1_principal, whole genome shotgun sequence:
- the Pcx gene encoding pecanex isoform X1 yields the protein MGSQMLEILRQSVWASLTGGWFYDPHLDVFSNLFHLYIWLFLLCLPLSIYVYFPPTLYVWLAYCFLIGALFGTIKCVNHALHCVYDTTECLEESGQTVSQQRSESEKRRITHNKCREQSQDQIDHGIELQVLNGKTDTPPVECSSRNSFIESNAQNADADSITSEYNRDKPSSTIDLKVEIHRKNSSESSEEAQQLTKQMVPSINVHEEEFAEEYYLNIINEISVSRNKCMTIDEKRKEKRKLCGLASEDLRNRHSKQCSLGKTGSESQIKQTSSLELEHHGDDYSYWKSNQSVRRLNSNSIPMETHLMNDHPQSLEIISKKEDTDKNKISSHPQSLEVITKKPHQQLVHPQSLETIGAASKNISTTDDNNLPLHPQSLETINAKKVLPQATLKKNQLQLLPYLSCGSEIVHPIAEQSDEQFANESSGGYTFRDSYSPLLTRKTCETNATSNRDRSLSTSQFVDRYSRFYGDGGIDNDSANSRDALIEELKPSIKRRYSNASQSSHDKLKYKQDKLKYKQEKMKSLDDPLNVGSVVGIDRLFESSDCTLEPRTNKNMHNKEPDSGSSSTTTLSMENEVKRKLLPPLETDNKRHQGAIPKQSRPKPAVETIDDNNTTTENVWTKRRRPVVIMLSSGRDLTDLRLSRNLENRGILTRRNALAPLTVQDELREKNRDDNVVPLYADLFDEKGFVAAATQVPSINNDKLLNTLLRQQLSQNLHYDTNWELADSLSNSYSSMSLNSAGLSVIIDTPPVLSSPESNQTKAQNSVASNLVPSNQCTIETLERDQFHQDIMSRMEAMTDRNRGLQNLLEYFHLNLYQSASNWRMPALTLPTHQEADMNARLSWNRLSAFDVFNSKAKQTGHYYKWKIGKLPHIKVRFDRLYLLVLLDQNLTIFETIVSTLLAVAVAGLGLILLQQGLYRDIFAFMFCFVTAGCQYSLLKSVQPDAASPTHGFNRIIVFSRPIYYILCSGSILIFNECLRNFKTSEFLIYGFRVADYDVILQIRNVLLIFLLCFPIVFSLGLFPQINTFLMYLCEHTDIHLFGGNATTSLVSSLYCLCRSIVTVVILYGFAYGAITEPKSSQHILFSVFAGLLVAISYHLSRSSSDPTVIWDIVKVSLWPPEIYTEEKEAKIIENTSRKDNMSTTYEETKIRTSGRKKDVKIKVGEQMSDAELVDPLPKKLRATVYARLKNDLVVCTVIGTLSFGIHCSTVFTALQPELNPVLWGIVSCLGFLLHYIVPQLRKQLPWLCLSRPVLRSREHAQFEVREPVKIMWFEKAYVYLSFIERNVLYPIVFLGALTECSSKIVNKFGESMGTLIIVVCGLKSLRSSYSDPSTRYLVLIFAVLFFKLDFRDRSETFLVDYFVTGIAFAKIYELLLKIRFVVTYIAPWQITWGSAFHAFAQPISVPHSAMLFLQAGISAILSTPLSPLLGSAIFISSYVRPVKFWERDYKTRRMDHSNTRMSSHLDRNPGADDNNLNSIFYEQLTRSLQHSLYGDLALGRWGNVEQGDCFLLASDYLNCLVHIVQLGNGLVTFQLRGLEFRGTYCQQREVEAISEGIEENDDCCCCVMGHFSNVLNVNAAFSQRWLAWEVANAKYVLEGYSISDNSAVSMLQTFEFRKALVTFYVKSIIFYTVKSSKLKYWLGNPDISEALKITLDKNFVDLDPVFKMNIDEDYDFRAIGITRSSFCNVYLDWIQFCVTKHDKTLDKSRDSPLVSLCLALSLLGRRALGAACHNTVTSVEFFIYGLHALFKGDFRITSVRDEWVLHDVDLLRSVIAKGVRMALKLHQDYFMSPDLYVELAPLYEAIGSHDKNLVISHEADPMWRNAVLNDAPSLLALRYVLEDGMDEFKVIMLNKRFLSFRVIKMNRECVRGLWAGQQQELVYLRNRNPERGSIQNAKQVLRNIINSSCDQPIGYPIYVSPLTTSYAETNEQLSSLVGGHLSLCVIKRNVLKLWESVILRIRRRCGQGCSSGGTGSQDDGGFGNDGVYAMTTYNIHSGYGQSGYNTSGSQSIDSGCQIGGSTGRGSLGRANTASLGGNRGSLASVGKPTSSTLASLAGLLSNSDIKTETKSETSFSGKVEKEEVLQRVRIIDPNQVYDAINLGRRIDVIWPDERMRQQGGRSGWKHWVPERGMEGCVVHCWSPNHRDPNRRSHVDKVILLVKIDDKYVPIAEQGVRDLGAEV from the exons ATGGGTTCTCAAATGCTAGAAATTTTGAGACAAAGCGTCTGGGCGAGCCTGACAGGAGGCTGGTTTTACGATCCTCATCTCGACGTTTTTTCAAACCTCTTTCATCTTTATATTTGGCTTTTTCTGCTCTGCCTGCCACTCAGCATATACGTT TATTTTCCACCAACACTGTACGTTTGGTTAGCATATTGTTTTTTGATTGGAGCACTTTTTGGTACGATAAAGTGTGTCAATCATGCGCTTCATTGTGTGTATGATACAACCGAATGTTTGGAAGAATCAGGTCAAACTGTCAGTCAACAAAGGTCAGAAAGCGAGAAAAGACGCATAACACATAACAAATGCAGGGAACAATCTCAAGATCAAATAGATCATGGAATAGAGCTACAAGTTTTAAATG GAAAAACAGATACACCACCTGTAGAATGCTCATCTCGTAATTCTTTCATCGAGTCGAACGCGCAGAACGCAGATGCGGATAGCATAACATCAGAATACAATCGAGATAAGCCTAGTTCAACAATAGATTTGAAAGTAGAAATCCATCGAAAGAATAGTTCAGAAAGTTCAGAAGAGGCACAGCAGTTGACTAAACAAATGGTACCGAGTATAAATGTACACGAAGAAGAATTCGCTgaagaatattatttaaatataataaatg AGATAAGTGTCTCTCGAAATAAATGTATGACTATCgatgagaaaagaaaagaaaaaagaaagttgtGTGGGCTTGCATCCGAGGATTTACGAAATCGTCATTCCAAACAGTGTAGTCTTGGTAAAACAGGTTCTGAAAGCCAAATTAAACAAACAAGTTCATTGGAGCTGGAACATCATGGAGATGATTATTCTTACTGGAAATCTAATCAGAGTGTGCGTCGTCTCAATTCTAATTCAATTCCAATGGAAACTCACTTAATGAATGATCATCCACAAAGTTTAGAAATTATATCGAAAAAAGAAGACacggataaaaataaaatttcgtcgCATCCACAATCTTTAGAG GTTATTACAAAAAAGCCACATCAACAACTCGTACATCCACAAAGTCTTGAAACAATTGGTGCTGCTAGTAAAAATATAAGTACTACAGATGACAATAATTTGCCGCTGCATCCACAAAGTCTTGAAACAATCAATGCTAAAAAG GTATTACCTCAAGctacactaaaaaaaaatcaactaCAATTACTACCATATCTTAGTTGTGGATCGGAAATAGTACATCCTATAGCAGAACAAAGCGACGAACAATTTGCTAACGAAAGTTCTGGGGGGTATACTTTCCGAGACTCTTACAGTCCATTACTCACTCGAAAAACTTGTGAAACAAATGCTACCTCTAATCGAGACAGAAGTCTTAGTACTAGCCAATTCGTAGATAGATATTCAAG ATTTTATGGAGATGGTGGTATAGATAACGATTCTGCAAATTCTCGAGATGCGTTAATTGAAGAACTAAAGCCCAGTATCAAAAGAAGATACAGTAATGCAAGCCAAAGTAGTCACGATAAGCTGAAGTATAAGCAAGATAAATTGAAATATAagcaagaaaaaatgaaaagtttGGATGATCCATTGAATGTTGGAAGTGTAGTTGGAATAGATCGATTGTTCGAAAGCAGTGATTGCACGCTAGAACCAAGAACaaataaaa ATATGCATAATAAAGAACCAGATTCCGGTTCGTCTAGTACAACGACATTGAGTATGGAGAACGAGGTGAAAAGAAAGTTACTTCCGCCATTAGAAACAGATAACAAACGACATCAAGGTGCGATACCCAAACAAAGCCGTCCAAAACCTGCAGTAGAGACCATAGATGATAATAATACAACTACCGAAAATGTCTGGACAAAACGTAGACGGCCGGTAGTTATAATGTTGTCCTCAGGTCGAGATTTGACTGATTTAAGATTAAGTCGCAATTTGGAAAACCGAGGTATATTAACAAGACGAAACGCTCTAGCACCATTGACCGTACAAGACGAGCTACGAGAAAAAAATCGAGATGACAATGTTGTACCATTATACGCCGATCTGTTCGATGAAAAAGGATTTGTGGCTGCTGCTACGCAAGTACCTTCTATTAATAATGATAAATTGTTGAATACATTGTTGCGACAACAACTGAGTCAAAATTTACATTACGATACGAACTGGGAGCTTGCGGATTCTCTGAGCAACAGTTACAGCAGTATGTCTTTAAACTCTGCCGGTTTGAGTGTGATAATAGATACACCGCCTGTTTTATCGAGTCCAGAAAGCAACCAAACGAAGGCACAAAACTCGGTAGCATCAAACTTAGTCCCTTCGAATCAGTGTACCATAGAAACCTTAGAACGAGATCAGTTTCATCAAGACATAATGTCACGTATGGAGGCAATGACGGATAGAAACCGAggattacaaaatttattagagTACTTCCATTTAAATCTTTATCAGTCTGCTTCGAATTGGCGAATGCCTGCTTTAACGTTACCAACGCATCAAGAAGCCGATATGAACGCAAGATTGTCATGGAATCGATTATCCGCTTTCGACGTATTCAATTCGAAGGCTAAACAGACAGGGCATTATTATAAGTGGAAAATTGGCAAATTACCGCATATAAAAGTGCGATTCGACCGTCTATATTTATTGGTTTTGCTAGACCAAAATCTGACCATTTTCGAAACGATCGTCTCAACACTTTTAGCGGTGGCTGTTGCTGGACTAGGTCTCATATTACTTCAACAAGGTCTTTATCGAGATATATTCGCCTTTATGTTCTGTTTTGTAACCGCCGGATGTCAGTATTCATTATTAAAATCCGTTCAGCCTGATGCTGCTTCACCGACACATGGTTTTAATCGCATTATAGTATTTTCGCGGCCTATTTATTATATACTGTGCTCGGGAAGTATATTAATCTTCAACGAATGCTTAAGAAATTTCAAAACGTCTGAATTTCTAATATACGGCTTCCGTGTCGCTGATTACGATGTTATATTGCAAATTcgaaatgttttattaatttttcttctatGCTTCCCAATCGTGTTTTCTTTAGGTTTATTTCCTCAAATCAATACCTTTCTAATGTATCTTTGTGAACATACAGACATTCATTTATTTGGTGGAAACGCAACAACCAGTCTGGTCTCTTCGTTATATTGTCTTTGTCGCAGCATTGTCACTGTCGTTATACTGTACGGATTTGCTTATGGAGCAATCACAGAGCCTAAATCCTCGCAACATATTTTGTTTTCGGTTTTTGCGGGTTTATTAGTTGCTATATCTTATCATTTGAGTCGATCATCTTCAGATCCTACAGTAATATGGGACATTGTTAAAGTAAGTCTATGGCCACCAGAAATTTATACGGaagagaaagaagcgaagatcaTCGAGAATACATCTCGTAAAGATAATATGTCTACAACATACGAGGAAACAAAAATTCGAACGTCGGGAAGAAAGAAGGACGTGAAAATTAAAGTTGGCGAACAAATGTCGGATGCAGAATTAGTAGATCCTTTACCTAAAAAATTAAGAGCAACCGTGTATGCAAGATTGAAGAATGATTTAGTAGTGTGCACTGTAATTGGTACCTTATCATTCGGTATCCACTGCTCCACTGTATTTACAGCTCTACAACCAGAACTGAATCCAGTTTTATGGGGTATCGTAAGCTGTCTAGGATTTCTGTTACATTATATTGTACCACAGCTTCGGAAGCAATTACCATGGTTGTGCTTATCAAGACCAGTACTGCGTAGTCGTGAACATGCACAATTCGAAGTACGTGAACCGGTCAAAATCATGTGGTTCGAAAAAGCGTACGTTTATCTTTCTTTCATAGAAAGAAATGTTCTATATCCAATAGTGTTCCTAGGGGCTCTCACCGAATGTTCATCAAagattgtaaacaaatttggagaGAGCATGGGAACATTAATCATAGTTGTGTGCGGATTGAAGTCTTTAAGATCTTCATACTCTGATCCATCAACGCGGTACCTAGTCCTGATCTTCGCAGTGTTATTCTTCAAGTTAGACTTTCGAGATCGCAGCGAGACTTTTCTCGTCGATTATTTCGTCACTGGAATAGCATTTgcaaagatttacgaattacTGTTGAAGATAAGATTTGTTGTTACATATATCGCGCCTTGGCAAATCACCTGGGGCAGCGCGTTTCACGCTTTTGCCCAACCGATATCGGTCCCACATTCTGCCATGTTGTTCTTGCAAGCGGGCATTTCTGCGATTCTGAGCACTCCACTGAGCCCACTTTTGGGAAGCGCAATTTTTATATCTTCGTACGTGCGTCCCGTAAAGTTTTGGGAAAGAGATTATAAGACAAGGCGAATGGATCATTCGAACACGCGCATGTCTTCGCATTTAGATCGGAATCCAGGTGCGGATGACAATAATctgaattcaattttctatgAGCAACTAACGAGATCGTTGCAACACAGTCTTTACGGAGACCTCGCTCTTGGTCGTTGGGGAAATGTGGAACAAGGAGATTGTTTTTTACTAGCGTCCGATTACTTAAACTGTTTAGTGCATATTGTACAATTGGGCAACGGATTAGTAACATTTCAATTGAGAGGTCTTGAATTTAGAGGAACGTATTGTCAGCAGAGAGAA GTAGAAGCAATCTCGGAGGGGATCGAAGAAAACGACGATTGTTGTTGCTGTGTAATGGGACATTTTTCAAATGTGTTAAATGTAAATGCAGCTTTCAGTCAGCGTTGGCTAGCTTGGGAAGTCGCAAATGCCAAGTATGTTTTAGAGGGATACTCGATCTCGGATAATTCAGCAGTTTCTATGCTTCAAACGTTCGAGTTCCGCAAAGCGTTGGTCACCTTCTACGTGAAAAGTATTATTTTTTACACTGTTAAATCGTCAAAGTTGAAATACTGGTTGGGGAACCCCGATATTTCTGAGGCCTTAAAAATAACTCTCGATAAGAACTTCGTGGATCTGGATCCTGTTTTTAAAATGAACATCGACGAGGATTACGATTTTCGCGCCATTGGAATTACAAGAAGCAGCTTTTGTAACGTTTACTTGGATTGGATACAATTCTGTGTTACCAAACATGATAAG ACACTAGACAAATCGAGGGATTCGCCATTGGTATCTTTGTGTCTTGCGTTGAGTCTTCTAGGAAGACGTGCTTTGGGAGCAGCGTGTCACAATACTGTGACAAGTGTTGAATTTTTTATCTATGGATTGCACGCACTTTTTAAAG GAGATTTTCGCATAACATCAGTTCGAGATGAATGGGTATTACACGATGTAGATTTATTACGTAGCGTTATAGCAAAAGGTGTAAGAATGGCGTTGAAGTTGCATCAGGATTATTTCATGAGTCCGGACTTATACGTTGAATTAGCTCCTCTTTATGAAGCTATAGGTAGTCATGATAAAAATCTTGTAATTAGTCATGAAGCTGACCCGATGTGGAGAAACGCTGTTTTAAATGATGCTCCCAGTCTCCTGGCACTTAG ATATGTACTCGAAGATGGCATGGACGAATTTAAAGTGATTATGCTTAATAAACGATTTTTAAGCTTCCGAGTGATTAAAATGAATCGTGAATGCGTGCGCGGCTTATGGGCTGGACAGCAACAGGAATTAGTATATTTAAGAAATAGAAATCCAGAGCGTGGCTCTATACAAAACGCAAAGCAAGTTCtcagaaatataataaatagttCTTGCGATCAACCAATCGGTTATCCGATTTACGTTTCACCATTGACAACCAGTTATGCTGAGACTAACGAGCAATTGAGTTCCTTGGTCGGAGGACATTTAAGTCTGTGCGTAATTAAGCGTAACGTATTAAAATTGTGGGAAAG tGTTATTCTCAGAATCAGAAGAAGGTGCGGTCAAGGTTGTTCTTCAGGTGGAACAGGATCTCAAGATGACGGAGGTTTTGGAAACGATGGAGTGTATGCAATGACCACTTACAATATTCATTCAG GGTACGGTCAGTCGGGTTACAACACATCTGGTTCACAATCTATAGATTCTGGATGTCAAATCGGTGGATCAACTGGACGTGGTTCTCTAGGAAGAGCAAACACAGCGTCTCTCGGTGGTAACAGAGGATCGTTAGCTTCAGTTGGTAAGCCCACAAGTTCGACGCTTGCTAGTTTAGCTGGTCTCCTTAGCAACAGCGATATTAAAACTGAGACTAAGAGCGAAACCAGCTTTTCCGGTAAAGTTGAGAAAGAGGAAGTTCTCCAAAGAGTGCGT ATTATAGATCCGAATCAAGTATACGATGCAATTAATTTGGGTCGTCGGATAGATGTAATTTGGCCTGATGAGAGAATGAGACAACAGGGTGGTAGATCTGGATGGAAACATTGGGTACCCGAAAGAGGTATGGAAGGATGCGTTGTTCATTGTTGGTCTCCTAATCATCGTGATCCAAATCGACGATCTCACGTGGACAAAGTCATCTTACTTGTCAAAATTGACGATAAATATGTTCCAATAGCGGAACAGGGTGTACGAGATTTAGGAGCAGAAGTGTGA